A stretch of the Halodesulfovibrio sp. MK-HDV genome encodes the following:
- the rplS gene encoding 50S ribosomal protein L19 encodes MNIIEKIEREQLRMDIPKFKAGDTVKVHMRIIEGEKERIQVFQGAVIRATKGTTDSTFTVRKISDGVGVERVFPTHSPSIERIEVIQEGRVRRSRLYYLRDLKGKAARIKPKNRW; translated from the coding sequence ATGAATATTATTGAAAAAATTGAACGCGAACAGCTTCGCATGGATATCCCTAAGTTTAAAGCTGGTGACACTGTTAAAGTTCACATGCGTATTATCGAAGGCGAAAAAGAACGTATCCAGGTTTTCCAGGGTGCAGTAATTCGTGCAACCAAAGGCACAACCGACTCAACTTTCACCGTACGTAAAATTTCTGACGGTGTTGGCGTAGAACGTGTATTCCCTACACATTCCCCATCCATTGAGCGCATCGAAGTTATTCAGGAAGGCCGCGTACGTCGTAGCCGTCTTTACTACCTCCGTGACCTCAAAGGTAAAGCTGCTCGTATCAAGCCGAAAAACCGCTGGTAG
- a CDS encoding ribonuclease HII: MNQNTLTIFTASPEEADWPTPFAGIDEAGRGCLAGPVVAGACILDPSNPIEGLTDSKKLTEKRRQALYPQIKEKSLAWGIGVIWPEEIDRINILQSTFRAMFKAVNCLKVDPVLLAIDGNATIPKEIAGSIDQQCIIKGDLKIQAISAASILAKTFRDDLMVKLDKRYSGYGFAGHKGYGTKEHIAAIAANGPCRMHRLTFAKVKPEPPKQEQNSLW; this comes from the coding sequence ATGAATCAAAATACACTCACTATTTTTACCGCTTCACCCGAAGAAGCAGACTGGCCAACGCCATTTGCCGGTATCGATGAAGCTGGTCGCGGTTGTCTTGCAGGCCCTGTAGTAGCTGGAGCCTGTATTCTTGATCCGTCCAATCCTATTGAAGGGCTTACGGACTCTAAGAAGCTTACAGAAAAACGCAGGCAAGCCTTGTACCCGCAGATCAAAGAGAAATCTCTTGCATGGGGTATTGGCGTTATCTGGCCGGAAGAGATTGATCGTATTAATATTCTGCAATCCACCTTTCGTGCAATGTTCAAAGCAGTAAATTGCTTAAAAGTAGACCCTGTTCTGCTGGCTATTGATGGCAATGCCACCATTCCTAAAGAAATTGCAGGGTCCATTGATCAGCAATGCATTATTAAAGGTGATTTGAAAATTCAGGCTATTTCTGCTGCATCCATTCTTGCAAAAACTTTCCGCGATGACCTTATGGTCAAACTAGACAAACGTTACAGCGGATATGGTTTTGCAGGCCACAAAGGATACGGCACAAAAGAGCATATTGCCGCTATTGCAGCAAACGGCCCGTGCAGGATGCACAGACTCACATTTGCCAAAGTAAAGCCTGAACCACCAAAGCAGGAACAAAATTCCCTATGGTAG
- a CDS encoding YraN family protein: MVARHLETGTAGEDAATAHLVAQGYSIVVRNWRAKQLELDIVCTKGDYVIFAEVKTRSCSGMSPAINALSMPKMKKLCKAAQLYISQNNLWDTPCRFDLLAVTRTDTEYQVEHIQDAFELSQLMGGGNTAWQPW, encoded by the coding sequence ATGGTAGCACGTCACCTTGAAACAGGCACAGCCGGAGAAGATGCTGCAACCGCCCACCTTGTTGCCCAAGGCTATTCTATAGTAGTCCGCAACTGGCGCGCAAAACAGCTCGAACTGGATATCGTCTGCACCAAAGGTGACTATGTTATTTTTGCTGAAGTAAAAACACGTTCCTGCTCAGGTATGAGTCCGGCTATTAACGCCCTGTCCATGCCTAAAATGAAAAAGCTATGCAAAGCTGCACAGCTCTATATTTCTCAAAACAATCTTTGGGATACCCCCTGTCGTTTTGACCTGCTTGCAGTAACCAGAACCGACACTGAGTATCAGGTGGAGCACATTCAAGATGCCTTCGAACTCTCCCAGCTTATGGGTGGTGGCAACACCGCTTGGCAACCATGGTGA
- a CDS encoding PTS system mannose/fructose/sorbose family transporter subunit IID, whose amino-acid sequence MLTARTLITCFLRTYLVGTGFNTRGLQNTGLVFTMEPGLRELYKDPDALREARGRYLELYNTHPFWTPLLVGVFLSIESHIARGNLPAKMLGSVKETTTYTLSAIGDSFFGGSLLSMWALSTVCMLVSGFDSIALAWTLLLFAALQVFKFFTFVSGVRNGLQMITSLRNWDLINWGEKIKIVNSFILVLMLYLFWPGTHSIPEWLLIAGTLLSASFVVGRLHLSRVLLVYLLLFLMFFILPWISKVIPLSPI is encoded by the coding sequence ATGCTTACTGCCCGCACTCTCATAACCTGTTTCCTCCGTACATACCTTGTAGGTACGGGATTCAACACTCGCGGCCTGCAGAACACAGGCTTAGTGTTTACTATGGAACCGGGACTGCGGGAACTGTACAAAGACCCTGATGCGCTACGTGAGGCCAGAGGCCGTTATTTAGAGCTATACAATACCCATCCTTTTTGGACGCCTCTTCTTGTAGGCGTGTTCCTTTCCATTGAGTCGCATATTGCAAGAGGCAATTTGCCTGCAAAAATGCTCGGCTCAGTTAAAGAAACTACTACCTACACCCTCTCTGCAATTGGTGACTCCTTTTTTGGAGGAAGCTTGCTGTCCATGTGGGCGCTGTCCACAGTTTGCATGCTTGTCTCAGGATTTGATTCTATTGCTTTAGCATGGACGCTGCTACTCTTTGCAGCCTTGCAGGTATTCAAGTTCTTCACCTTTGTATCCGGAGTCCGGAACGGCCTACAGATGATTACAAGTCTCAGGAACTGGGATCTTATTAACTGGGGAGAAAAGATTAAAATCGTTAACTCCTTCATCCTGGTTCTTATGTTGTATCTTTTCTGGCCGGGTACCCACAGCATTCCAGAGTGGCTGCTCATTGCAGGCACTCTACTAAGCGCAAGTTTTGTTGTGGGAAGACTACATTTATCACGCGTATTGCTGGTCTATCTTTTACTCTTTCTTATGTTTTTTATACTACCGTGGATTAGCAAGGTTATTCCACTTTCCCCAATTTAG
- a CDS encoding HPr family phosphocarrier protein → MEPTGENNSLEAVVCVENELGLHARPAGKVAQLAQSFQADIAFWVADQQADAKSILDILSLAAPQGTEICIKASGSDASEALEQISQLFHDKFEGDR, encoded by the coding sequence ATGGAACCTACAGGTGAAAATAACAGCTTAGAAGCAGTTGTTTGCGTAGAGAACGAGCTAGGACTGCACGCACGTCCGGCAGGCAAAGTTGCTCAACTTGCGCAATCATTTCAGGCTGACATTGCTTTTTGGGTGGCAGACCAACAAGCAGACGCAAAGTCCATTCTGGACATTCTCTCCCTTGCAGCACCGCAAGGCACAGAGATTTGCATTAAAGCTTCCGGCTCGGACGCCAGTGAAGCCCTTGAACAAATCAGTCAACTTTTTCATGACAAGTTCGAAGGGGATAGATAG
- the ptsP gene encoding phosphoenolpyruvate--protein phosphotransferase, whose product MARKILRGIPVSAGISIGKAYFVNRQKERRIPRETIPHHLVGIETERLHNAVEEVRQGFMDARARIPEELKEHGAIIDSHLMICQDPKLIASAAKNIADRAITAEWALERSINAIGKAFSAIDDPYIRERMQDVRVVGDKIMQALIGTPKPVELPTGRRVLMAHDLTPADAIEIELSRIMSFATAEGGKTSHTGILARSLQIPAIVGVEDLEDSIRDGDLVIVDALKGLIFIDPSEEELAHYGDRKYQFEDYQKAIVKQCHLPAETVDGYRLEVCANIELAEELVQVKDNGGQGVGLYRTEYAFFNKKKMPDEEMLYEEYTTLAEQLSPGKVILRTLDVGADKLLDEQAMLEEANPALGLRGIRFCLRYQSLFRMQLRAMLRSSVHGNVSIMFPMISGLKELRQARFVLNSVKSELDAEGVAYNPDIPVGIMIELPSAVMIADTLAREVDFFSIGTNDLIQYSLGIDRTNKHVSYLYQPLHPAIVRSIKYVIDAAHKEGIEASVCGEVASDPYCVPILMGMRVDGISIAPQAIPGIKRIIRQIDMEECIELLGDVLTHATVSRINTKVRKRIFKRFPEELSFFASLIEQDDITEP is encoded by the coding sequence GTGGCTCGTAAAATTCTTCGCGGCATACCTGTCTCAGCAGGTATCTCTATCGGTAAGGCTTATTTTGTTAACCGCCAGAAAGAACGCCGCATACCGCGCGAAACCATCCCCCATCATCTGGTGGGTATTGAAACCGAACGACTTCACAACGCTGTTGAAGAAGTCCGTCAGGGATTCATGGATGCCCGTGCGCGTATTCCAGAAGAATTAAAAGAACACGGCGCCATCATCGATTCCCACTTGATGATTTGTCAGGACCCAAAACTTATTGCGTCAGCAGCAAAGAATATTGCTGACCGAGCTATCACCGCAGAATGGGCGCTTGAGCGTTCCATCAACGCTATTGGCAAAGCTTTCAGCGCCATTGATGATCCATACATTCGAGAGCGAATGCAGGATGTACGCGTTGTTGGTGATAAAATTATGCAGGCATTGATTGGCACTCCGAAACCGGTAGAGTTACCGACTGGTCGTCGCGTTCTTATGGCGCATGACCTTACACCGGCTGATGCCATTGAGATTGAACTCAGCAGAATTATGTCTTTTGCTACGGCAGAAGGCGGCAAAACCTCTCATACAGGTATTCTTGCACGTTCTCTGCAAATCCCTGCCATCGTAGGCGTTGAAGACCTTGAAGACTCCATCAGAGATGGAGATCTGGTCATTGTCGACGCTTTAAAAGGACTTATCTTCATTGACCCGAGCGAAGAAGAGCTTGCCCACTACGGTGACAGAAAATACCAATTTGAAGACTATCAGAAAGCCATTGTAAAACAGTGCCACCTTCCGGCCGAAACCGTAGACGGCTACCGCCTTGAGGTTTGTGCTAACATTGAGCTGGCAGAAGAGCTGGTTCAAGTAAAAGACAATGGCGGTCAGGGTGTCGGGCTCTATCGTACTGAATATGCATTCTTCAACAAAAAGAAGATGCCGGACGAAGAGATGTTGTATGAAGAATACACCACTCTGGCAGAGCAGCTTTCACCGGGTAAAGTAATTTTACGTACGCTGGACGTAGGTGCAGACAAGTTATTAGATGAGCAGGCCATGTTAGAAGAAGCTAACCCTGCATTGGGGTTACGCGGTATCCGCTTCTGCCTGCGCTATCAAAGTCTCTTCCGTATGCAGCTGCGCGCCATGCTCCGATCATCTGTCCATGGCAATGTTTCCATCATGTTCCCGATGATCTCCGGCTTAAAAGAGTTGCGTCAGGCACGTTTTGTACTTAACTCTGTTAAGAGCGAACTTGATGCCGAAGGCGTTGCCTACAATCCGGATATTCCAGTGGGTATTATGATCGAACTGCCAAGCGCAGTCATGATCGCAGATACCCTTGCCCGGGAAGTAGATTTCTTCTCCATCGGAACAAATGATCTTATTCAATATTCACTGGGTATTGATAGAACAAACAAACATGTTTCTTATCTTTACCAGCCGCTACATCCAGCCATTGTACGTTCGATTAAGTACGTTATCGATGCCGCGCACAAAGAAGGCATTGAAGCGTCCGTATGTGGCGAAGTAGCATCAGACCCGTATTGTGTACCGATTTTAATGGGCATGAGGGTTGACGGAATTTCCATTGCGCCGCAAGCTATTCCGGGAATTAAACGCATAATCCGCCAGATTGATATGGAAGAGTGCATTGAACTGTTGGGCGACGTGCTTACACACGCCACCGTATCCAGAATCAACACTAAAGTTCGTAAGCGTATTTTTAAACGCTTCCCTGAGGAACTTTCATTCTTCGCATCACTCATTGAGCAGGATGATATAACGGAACCGTAA
- the smpB gene encoding SsrA-binding protein SmpB, which produces MSKKKKKKSGGSFIAVNKKARRYYEVLDTLEAGMSLLGTEVKSMRAGQVAFTDSYISYKDGEAWIVGLHIAPYENAGHSQHEPERERRLLLHRREIEMWMTKVEQRGLTVVPLKLYFKNSRIKLEIGLCRGKKLHDQRETIKQRDAARDVARQMLDR; this is translated from the coding sequence ATGAGCAAAAAGAAAAAAAAGAAAAGTGGCGGCAGCTTTATTGCCGTTAATAAAAAAGCACGTCGTTACTACGAAGTGCTAGATACCCTTGAAGCAGGCATGTCACTCCTTGGCACTGAAGTAAAATCAATGCGCGCAGGGCAAGTGGCCTTTACCGACAGTTACATCAGTTACAAAGACGGTGAAGCATGGATCGTAGGGCTGCACATTGCTCCTTACGAAAATGCCGGACACTCACAGCACGAGCCAGAACGCGAACGTAGACTTCTTCTTCACCGTCGTGAAATTGAAATGTGGATGACTAAAGTAGAACAGCGCGGCCTTACTGTTGTGCCGCTTAAACTGTACTTTAAGAACTCCCGCATCAAGCTGGAAATCGGTCTGTGCCGTGGTAAAAAACTGCATGACCAACGTGAAACTATCAAGCAGCGTGATGCCGCTCGTGATGTTGCACGCCAAATGCTGGATCGCTAA
- a CDS encoding FAD-binding oxidoreductase — MPLLSLPQRRFLQDLFSDADCLLTPEEMVVYEADASRLEGTPLAVVRPETDEQIIELMRWAHNECIPLYPRARATNVVGLCVPQQPGIVVSTLKMDSILEVDSDDFIARVQPGVITGDLQKRVEQDKLFYPPDPASLGISTIGGNVATCAGGMRALKYGVTREWVLGCKAVLPGGKTITCGGRNHKNVVGLDLLRLLTGSEGTLAFMTEITLKLIPKPESTASILAGFANLEEALHAVKVMFKAGMLPAALEFMGPEVLTALKDAGTVPWPPTVTASLLLRFDGSHQALKADLDKAEAIFKACNVLWSTTGLGKEEEEPLWDVRRSINPASFKVAPNKFSDDVTVPRGRLLEAVTGIRKIADTYSLPILTFGHVGDGNIHVNIMHDATDADELARAKTAKKEISEFVLSLRGTLSGEHGVGLIKAPYVHLQLSETERSLMKQIKEVFDPHSIMNPGKAF; from the coding sequence ATGCCGCTACTTTCTCTTCCACAGCGTCGTTTTTTACAAGATCTTTTCTCCGATGCAGATTGCCTGCTGACACCCGAAGAAATGGTTGTTTACGAAGCCGATGCGAGCCGACTTGAAGGCACCCCCCTTGCTGTTGTTCGTCCAGAAACAGATGAGCAAATTATTGAGCTCATGCGTTGGGCGCATAATGAATGCATTCCGTTGTATCCAAGAGCCCGTGCAACAAACGTAGTAGGACTTTGTGTTCCGCAACAGCCGGGTATTGTCGTTTCAACGTTGAAAATGGACTCTATTCTAGAAGTCGATTCTGACGACTTTATTGCTAGAGTTCAACCGGGTGTCATCACTGGCGACCTGCAAAAGCGTGTTGAACAAGACAAGCTATTCTACCCGCCAGACCCAGCAAGTTTAGGAATTTCCACAATCGGCGGTAACGTAGCCACCTGTGCCGGTGGTATGCGCGCGTTGAAATACGGTGTTACCCGTGAATGGGTATTAGGCTGTAAGGCTGTTTTACCCGGTGGCAAAACCATCACCTGCGGTGGCCGTAACCACAAGAATGTTGTGGGGCTTGATCTGCTTCGACTGCTCACAGGCAGCGAAGGGACACTTGCGTTCATGACAGAAATTACGCTCAAGCTTATTCCAAAACCAGAATCCACAGCATCAATTCTCGCAGGGTTTGCAAACCTTGAAGAGGCACTGCACGCTGTTAAGGTTATGTTTAAAGCAGGTATGCTTCCCGCTGCTCTCGAATTCATGGGACCAGAAGTTCTAACAGCATTAAAAGATGCCGGAACAGTTCCATGGCCTCCTACAGTCACAGCTTCACTGCTGCTACGTTTCGATGGCTCACATCAAGCTTTGAAAGCAGACCTGGACAAAGCTGAGGCCATCTTTAAAGCATGTAACGTGCTTTGGTCTACCACTGGTCTCGGCAAAGAAGAGGAAGAGCCACTTTGGGATGTTCGACGTTCCATCAACCCTGCTTCCTTTAAAGTAGCGCCAAACAAATTTTCCGATGATGTTACCGTTCCACGCGGCAGACTTTTAGAAGCTGTCACTGGCATCCGTAAAATCGCAGACACGTACAGCCTGCCGATTCTTACGTTCGGGCATGTGGGTGACGGCAACATTCACGTCAACATCATGCACGATGCTACAGACGCAGACGAACTGGCTCGTGCCAAAACGGCTAAGAAAGAAATTTCAGAATTTGTTCTCTCTTTACGAGGAACTCTTTCCGGTGAGCACGGTGTTGGATTGATTAAAGCGCCGTACGTTCATTTACAGCTTAGTGAAACCGAACGCTCACTCATGAAGCAGATCAAAGAGGTATTTGATCCGCACTCCATTATGAACCCGGGCAAAGCGTTTTAA
- a CDS encoding (Fe-S)-binding protein, translated as MTQDNSHKTTPEAKGPTKKEREAACILCGKCVSVCPVFLATKQEELTPKAKQRTIASLKENTQKLNVTDCNKLAEMCISCGKCAQTCPQGLNFPKQLANMRAAHSGWRQWVWNRWVNQGTVLWPMLSTLSKAAPDSKGKNETTRFVQSIQAMQSPTDIPPYIAIAKYDQELAKGQRVLLFAGCTANRVQKSWKKKSESILKNLGYQLLPAKNLTCCGLTLEHAGVPDAAHKSRMQNLRAWRTAERPLLVTFCATCYLGLAEYAHDESLDWAEGEQKAWTNALRPLSSLWGNSLFTVDTPSHLLIRYHQPCHWHGKDADYAWLKEVLYEEISAPDSASCCGMGGIAQLGNRNLTRTVASRCWDNLLQKPLKKDDSIPCYSKPQGNCLCDLYDEEDEETLELCDEVESTYLVITGCSGCTLQLRGTAPTHNGEKIKVGHWLDILAP; from the coding sequence ATGACACAAGACAACTCACATAAAACTACCCCTGAAGCCAAAGGTCCTACAAAAAAAGAGCGCGAAGCAGCCTGCATTCTTTGCGGCAAATGTGTTTCTGTTTGCCCCGTATTTCTTGCCACCAAACAGGAAGAACTTACACCAAAGGCAAAACAGCGTACTATTGCTTCCCTCAAAGAAAATACGCAAAAGCTTAATGTTACAGACTGTAACAAGCTAGCAGAGATGTGCATATCCTGCGGTAAATGCGCTCAAACTTGTCCTCAGGGACTTAATTTTCCAAAGCAGCTTGCTAACATGCGCGCCGCCCACTCCGGCTGGCGTCAATGGGTCTGGAACCGCTGGGTTAATCAGGGCACTGTGCTCTGGCCTATGCTTTCCACCTTAAGCAAAGCCGCACCGGACTCTAAAGGGAAAAACGAAACAACCCGCTTCGTGCAGTCTATTCAGGCGATGCAATCCCCGACAGATATTCCACCGTACATTGCCATCGCCAAATACGACCAAGAGTTGGCAAAAGGACAACGAGTACTCCTTTTTGCAGGATGTACCGCCAACCGCGTGCAAAAAAGCTGGAAAAAGAAAAGCGAATCCATTCTTAAAAACCTTGGGTACCAGCTGCTTCCTGCCAAAAACTTAACGTGCTGCGGGCTCACACTGGAGCATGCAGGCGTGCCTGATGCTGCACACAAAAGCCGGATGCAAAACTTACGCGCATGGCGAACAGCAGAACGTCCGCTTCTCGTGACATTCTGTGCAACCTGTTATCTCGGATTAGCCGAATATGCCCATGATGAGTCTTTAGACTGGGCAGAAGGCGAACAGAAAGCGTGGACAAACGCATTGCGCCCTCTTTCTTCATTATGGGGCAATTCACTTTTCACAGTCGACACCCCAAGCCATCTTCTTATCCGTTACCATCAGCCGTGCCATTGGCATGGTAAAGATGCAGATTATGCATGGCTGAAGGAAGTTCTCTACGAAGAAATAAGCGCACCGGACTCCGCATCATGCTGCGGCATGGGCGGTATCGCGCAACTTGGCAACCGCAACCTTACCCGAACCGTTGCAAGTCGCTGTTGGGATAATTTGCTCCAAAAGCCACTAAAAAAAGACGACAGTATTCCATGTTACAGCAAGCCGCAGGGAAACTGTCTTTGTGACCTCTATGACGAAGAAGATGAAGAAACACTGGAACTCTGCGATGAAGTAGAATCCACATATCTTGTTATTACCGGTTGCAGCGGATGCACACTTCAGCTTCGTGGGACAGCGCCAACGCACAACGGCGAAAAAATAAAGGTGGGACACTGGCTCGATATTCTCGCGCCATAA
- the secA gene encoding preprotein translocase subunit SecA: MINFVIKKVFGSQNERYLKTLRPLIAEINALEPNVQKMQDEDLPARIAELKAEVANGTELKEILPEVFAIVREASVRILGMRHYDVQLIGGCALHDGKIAEMKTGEGKTLVATLPVVLNALTGKGVHVITVNDYLASRDAEWMGKLYSFLGLTTGIIVHGLNDEERKAAYGSDITYGTNNEFGFDYLRDNMKFYKEQLVQRPHNYAIVDEVDSILIDEARTPLIISGASEDSTALYGQIDTIVPFLTNDVHYTMDEKARSASLTDEGVVRVEELLKVDNLYDPTNITLQHHVLQALKAHKIFKRDVDYIVKDDQVVIVDEFTGRLMPGRRFSDGLHQALEAKEGVKVEAENQTLASITFQNYFRMYEKLSGMTGTADTEAVEFQQIYNLSVCSIPSNRPLTRKDFPDVIYRTNREKFNAIADSIAELHKADQPVLVGTISIETSELISQLLKQRRTPHSVLNAKHHEQEAEIIAEAGQKGRVTIATNMAGRGTDIVLGEGVTEAGGLHILGTERHESRRIDNQLRGRSGRQGDPGSSRFYLSLEDDLMRLFASERMSGMMQKLGMDEGEPIENSMVSKAIENAQKRVEGRNFEIRKTLLDYDDVMNQQREVIYTLRRDIMMNESQEELIQEFLGDLMDALYEQWNATKPEDRKELAESLPAQLDEVFNLSASINLKPVPSEEETHKAVQDRLAVLKDDAKEVYEDVLRYFLLEELDRCWKEHLLTMDHLREGIGLRGYGQRDPKQEYKREGFELFQDMLFRIRENVFKALTRLRIQRPEEEEQEILRDEFRHKEETDVTYSGSEDEHKPSKRTEPKIGRNAPCPCGSGKKYKKCCGA, from the coding sequence ATGATCAATTTCGTTATCAAAAAAGTATTCGGCTCTCAGAACGAGCGCTACTTAAAAACCCTGCGTCCGTTGATTGCAGAGATCAACGCACTTGAACCTAACGTTCAGAAAATGCAGGATGAAGACCTCCCAGCACGTATCGCCGAACTCAAAGCTGAAGTTGCCAACGGAACAGAGCTTAAAGAAATTCTCCCTGAAGTTTTTGCAATTGTTCGTGAAGCCAGTGTGCGCATACTTGGTATGCGTCACTACGATGTACAGCTGATTGGTGGCTGTGCACTGCATGACGGTAAAATTGCTGAAATGAAAACTGGTGAAGGTAAAACACTTGTTGCTACTTTGCCAGTTGTCTTGAACGCGCTCACAGGTAAAGGCGTGCACGTAATTACCGTGAACGACTACCTCGCAAGCCGCGATGCCGAATGGATGGGCAAACTTTACAGCTTCCTCGGTCTTACCACAGGTATCATCGTTCATGGTCTGAACGATGAAGAACGCAAAGCTGCTTACGGTTCCGACATTACATACGGCACCAACAACGAATTCGGTTTTGACTACCTGCGTGACAACATGAAGTTCTACAAAGAACAGCTTGTACAGCGCCCGCACAACTATGCAATCGTCGATGAAGTTGACTCCATTCTCATTGACGAAGCCCGTACTCCTCTTATCATCTCCGGTGCCTCTGAAGATTCCACCGCCCTGTACGGACAGATTGATACAATCGTTCCTTTTCTTACAAATGATGTTCACTATACAATGGATGAAAAAGCCCGTTCTGCATCTCTTACAGACGAAGGCGTTGTCCGTGTAGAAGAGCTTTTAAAAGTCGACAACCTGTACGATCCAACCAACATCACCCTGCAGCATCATGTATTGCAGGCACTGAAAGCACACAAAATCTTCAAACGTGATGTAGACTACATCGTCAAAGATGATCAGGTTGTTATTGTTGATGAATTTACCGGTCGTCTTATGCCGGGTAGACGCTTCTCAGACGGCCTGCATCAGGCACTGGAAGCAAAAGAAGGCGTTAAAGTTGAAGCAGAGAACCAGACACTCGCTTCCATCACCTTCCAGAACTACTTCCGCATGTACGAAAAACTGAGCGGTATGACTGGTACTGCAGACACAGAAGCTGTTGAATTTCAGCAGATTTACAACTTGTCTGTGTGTTCCATCCCGTCAAACCGTCCACTGACCCGTAAAGATTTTCCGGATGTTATCTACCGCACCAACCGAGAAAAATTCAATGCTATTGCAGATTCCATTGCCGAACTGCATAAGGCTGACCAGCCAGTTCTCGTTGGCACAATCTCCATTGAAACATCCGAGCTTATTTCTCAGCTTCTCAAACAGCGCCGCACCCCGCATAGCGTATTGAACGCGAAGCACCACGAGCAGGAAGCGGAAATTATCGCTGAAGCAGGTCAAAAAGGCCGCGTTACCATTGCTACCAACATGGCTGGTCGTGGTACTGACATCGTGCTCGGTGAAGGCGTAACAGAAGCTGGCGGCTTACACATTCTTGGTACAGAACGCCACGAATCACGCCGTATTGATAACCAGCTGCGTGGTCGTTCCGGTCGTCAGGGTGATCCGGGTTCCTCCCGATTCTACCTGTCTCTGGAAGATGATCTCATGCGCTTGTTCGCATCCGAACGTATGTCCGGAATGATGCAGAAACTTGGCATGGACGAAGGCGAACCTATCGAAAACAGCATGGTTTCAAAAGCAATCGAAAACGCACAGAAACGCGTTGAGGGTCGCAACTTTGAAATCCGTAAAACTCTTCTGGACTACGATGACGTTATGAACCAGCAGCGTGAGGTTATCTACACCCTTCGCCGCGACATCATGATGAACGAAAGTCAGGAAGAGCTTATTCAGGAATTCCTCGGCGATCTCATGGATGCTCTCTACGAACAGTGGAATGCAACCAAACCAGAAGATCGCAAAGAACTTGCTGAATCTCTGCCAGCACAGCTGGATGAAGTTTTCAACCTCTCCGCATCTATCAATCTCAAGCCTGTTCCATCAGAAGAAGAAACACACAAAGCGGTTCAGGATCGCCTTGCTGTGCTCAAAGATGACGCAAAAGAAGTATACGAAGATGTACTGCGTTACTTCCTGCTTGAAGAACTTGATCGCTGCTGGAAAGAACACCTTCTCACAATGGACCATCTCCGCGAAGGTATCGGTCTGCGTGGCTACGGTCAGCGCGATCCTAAGCAAGAATACAAGCGTGAAGGCTTCGAACTTTTCCAGGATATGCTTTTCCGTATCCGCGAAAACGTGTTCAAAGCGCTTACCCGTCTGCGCATCCAGCGTCCTGAAGAGGAAGAGCAGGAAATTCTTCGCGACGAATTCCGTCACAAAGAAGAAACAGACGTTACCTACTCCGGTAGTGAAGATGAGCACAAGCCGTCCAAACGCACCGAACCAAAAATCGGTCGTAACGCTCCTTGCCCTTGCGGCAGCGGCAAGAAATACAAAAAATGCTGCGGCGCTTAG